The DNA region GTGGCCGGTGATCGTATCTCCCGGCCGCACCGGCGCCTTGAAGCTCCAGTTGGCCTGCAGGAAGACCGTCCCCGGCCCCGGCAGGTCCTCGGCCACCATGGCGTTCAGGATGGCGCTGATCACGCCCCCCTGCACCACGATGCCCCCGAAGGGCGTGGCCTTGGCCAGCGCTTCGTCGTAGTGAATCGGGTTGCGGTCGCCGCTGATCTCGGTGAACAGCTCGATGTCCTTCGCGGACACTTTCCGCGAGCGCTGCGCTTTCTGGCCGACGCTCGGAGCGCCCTTCGGCCATGCCATGATGCCTTGCGTCATGTCTCCTCCGCGGGGGTCGGGCATGGGCCCTTCAGCTCGTGGCCACCGGGCGTCCGTCGAGGCTCTTCACCAGGTGCTCGGTCAGATCCTGCGCATCGGGTCCGGCGCCGTCGATGAGGCTGGACTTGCGGCGGCGCAGGAACGGCAGGCCGATGACGTACATGCCGGGGGCCTCGGCGACGCCGCCATCGTGACGAATCCGTCCTTTGCGGTCGAGCACCGGCACATCGAGCCACGAATAGTCGGGCCGATAGCCCGTGGCCCAGATCACCGTGCGGACCTCGCCCTTACGGAGATCGAGCGTCAGCGGCGGATCATTGACGCATCGGGTGGACTCGAACCGATGTGGCGGGTCGATGCTCCCGTTCAACCCCTGCGCCTCCGCCCATTCATCGATCCGGTCGAGCAGCCGGTTCATCTTGAGATCCGAGAGCTCGCATTGATTGCGCAGCGAGCCCGAGAACTGCGCCTTGGAGTCCGCGACGCCCACCAGCCGCCCCACGATGCGCACGCCAAGGTCGTCCAGGTGGTTGAGATCGACGGTCCGCCGCTCGGTCGAGCCGGCGAGCTGCAGCGACGGCACGTGCCGCGCCCGGTTCAGGTCGTCGATCTCGTCGTAGGCATCGTCCAGAACGCCCGCGGCGTCCATCCACCACTTGATGTCCCGGCCCCGGTAGATGCGCGGCGCGCGGATGTGCTCGCCCACGGCGATCGTCACCGGGTGGCCTGAATGCTGCAACTCCTCGGCGATCTGCGTTCCGCTGGCCGACGCGCCCACCACCAGCACTCCGCCAGGCTGGATCTGCGCGGGGTTGCGGTAGTCCTGAGAGGTGACCGAATCGATTCCCGGAGGCAACGCCGCGGCGACGGGCGGCACGTGTGCCTTGTTGCAGGCGCCGGTGGCCAGCACAACCGTGCGGCATTCCCATTCACCTGCCGGGGTGGTGACGCGGTAGCCATCGCTCTTGGCACGCACCGACGTCACCTCGGTGCGGGAGCGAACCGGAGCCGAGATGTGGGCCGCGTAGCGCTCGATGAAGCCGATCGTCTCCGGCATCGTCATGTAGCCGTCGGGATCGTCGCCTTCGTAGCGATAGCCGGGCAGGCGGCTCAGCCAATTGGGGGTCAGCAGGCGCAGCGACTCCCAACGCTCGTGCTTCCACGAGTGGGCCACTTCGCCCCGCTCGAGGATCACGTGGTCGATCGAGCGGGTCCGCAAGCACTGGCTCATCGCCAGGCCCGCGTGACCCGCTCCGATGATGACGGTGGTGACTCGCACGCGCGCGGTGACGGACTTAGACCTTGCGGACCTCGACCGTGACGTTCGTGGGGTTGGTGATGACGTCGTACACCGCCGACCGCTTCTGCGACTGCGCGACGAGGGCTTTGATCTCCTCGGCGGTCGCGTCGGCCTTGATGTCGTAGACCACCTTGATCCCATCGAAACCGTTCCGCACCTCGCTGTCGATGCCGAGGATGCCCTGGAGGTCCATGTTGCCCTCGATCGTCGCGGACACCGAGTGAAGCTGAATCCCGCGATTCTGGGCGACCGCGGCAATGCCACCGGTGAGGCAGCTGGTCAGCGCGGCCAGGACGATCTCGACCGGGGTGGCGCCGTGGTCCTCGGATGCGAAGACCTCGGGATGGTCGGCTTCGAAGGTGAACGTCCTCTTGTGCTTCTGCTCCTCGCCGAGTCCGAAGAAGTCTTCGACGGTCGACCTGCTATGGGTTCCTCTCACCCACTCGCACTTGGCTCGCCACTTGAACTGCGCGCCTGCGGGAGTTTCGGTGAGCGCCTGACGGGCGGCCAGCAGGTGTTCGACATTGACGCCGTTGTCCACGGGTCTCTTGGTCGTGCTCATGGGGGGACCCTCCTGCCTGGAATCTGGTTTCACGCGGCCACGCGGATGGATGCTCGTTGCTTGGACAAGCGATTCGTTCGTGAGTTGGTCAGAAAAACCGGGGCCGGAGAAGGCTAGTCCAAAGGAGCGCCCTGGTCGAGGGCAACCAACGCCTCGACCTCCCGGTTCATGGCCACGCTGAGCCTCTTGTGGAGCACCTTGAGGGTCTCGAGGTCCCATTCGAAGCCCGCGATCTCGTCGGTGAGGTCGAACAGCTCCAGGGACAGCTCGTCGCGAGTGGCCTGGTAGTCCGTGAGCGCGCTCTCGGTGCCCTGGGCCACGGCGCGCGCCAGGAATCCGGCGTCTCGCAGCGCGTCGCTGATCCCATGGGCCGTGATCGGGTCCTTGAAGTACCCGGCATCCCCGACCAGCGCCCATCCCTGGCCATGACTCTGGCGCATGAGGCCCACCTGCCCGGGGAAGCCACGGTAGGGTTCCGAAGGCGATACGCCCGCGAGCCTCAGGGCCAGCTCGGGATGGCACTCCTGCAGCAGGCGCCGGTAACCCTCCTCGAGGTCTTTCCGGACTTCGCGGTGGAATCGCTCGACGGACGTCGCGACGAAGAGGCACGTCTCGCCCCCGTTCGTCGGGATCAGGCCGACGCTGACGCCAGGGCGGTAACGCCATTGATAGCCCTCGTTCGGCAGCCCGGGCCAGAAGGTGTACACGACGCCCGCGGTATGCCGGCCCTCTTTGTAGACGGCGGCGCCGGCCTGTCGCGCGACCGTGGAGCGCAGGCCGTCCGCCCCGATCACCAGATCCGCATGGATGTGATGAAGAGAGCCGTCGCGCTCCTCGAGGACCAGGCCGAGGACCCGGCCTCCGTGATCGCGCAGCAGGTGCTGGACGCGCGGACCGTGCCGAACCTGGGCGCCGGCGCGCGCCGCCTCGTCCGCGAGCAGCGTGTCGAGCAGGGTGCGCCGCGGTGCGTAGAGCGCGCCCACCCCGTCGCGAGGCTTGATGGGAACGGTGATGACCTCGTCGCCATACACGAAGCTGGTGAACCGGATCGCGGGCGTCCCGTGCTGCTGGACCGCGGGAAGCACTCCCCAGTGATGGAGCTGGAAGACTCCGGCTCGCATCATGGCCAGCGTCGAGAGCGTGTCGGCCCCCCGGCGATCGCGATCGAAGAGCAGGACGCGCGCGCCCCGGCGCGCGAGCAGCAGGGCCGTGGCCGCGCCGGCGCAACGGGCGCCGACGACGACGACGTCGTAACGAGGCGCGTAGGCTTCCATGGGCCGCAGTATGTCACGGCCCATGGCCGCCCTGTCAGCGGGGCCGCGCCCGAGCTCGCGGCTCCGCGTCCGTCCCTATTCCTGGTGTGGACTCGTGGTGTGCACGAGCTCCCGCTCCCGGCTGGGCCGGCGGAAGATCTCCTGCGCGGCGGTCGGGCGCCGTCGCTTCACCGGTCCCTGGTACTCCACCGGCTTCATGGTCTCGGCCGACTGATAGAGGGCCTCGATGATCGACACGTCGATCAGTCCCTCGATCCCCGAAGGCTCGGGGTTCCTCCCGTTCTGAACGCACTCCGAGAAGTAGACCAGCTCGGGCGCGAACTGGTCACGCTTCTTGAACTCACGCTCGGTGGTTCGGTCGCCGATGGTCAGCTCATGCGTGATCGGCTCCGCGTACTCATAGCCGTTGTCGACGCAGAGGCAGCCCTTGGTGCCGAGCACCGTGTAGGTCGCCACATCCGAAGCTCCGAAGCTGACCGTGAAGGTGGCGAGGCGCGATCCAGGGAATCGCATCACCGCGCTGCACATCTCCTCGACCTCTTCGAACCTGGACTCGCCGCTCGTGCCCGTGTAAGCGAACACTTCCAGCGGCTCCTCCCGGAACAGATGCCGGGCAGCGTTGATGCAGTAGATGCCGATGTCCCAAAGGGTCCCGCCGCCGGTCTCACGACGCAGCCGGATGCCGCCGGGTTTCACCTGCATGGCGAACAGCGAGTCGAAGGCGCGCGCATCGCCGATCTCTCCCGACGTCACCGTCTCGATGGCCTGCAGGTTGGCGCGCTCGAAGTGGAGCCGATAGGCGACCATGAGCCGCACGTCGTTCTCCTCGGCGGCGCGGATCATGTCCTCGCAGTCTTCCTGGCTCATCGCCATGGGTTTCTCGCACAGGACATGCTTCCCCGCG from Candidatus Eisenbacteria bacterium includes:
- a CDS encoding MaoC family dehydratase, yielding MTQGIMAWPKGAPSVGQKAQRSRKVSAKDIELFTEISGDRNPIHYDEALAKATPFGGIVVQGGVISAILNAMVAEDLPGPGTVFLQANWSFKAPVRPGDTITGHIELTKVRTDKPITEMNTRIVRDDGTVVLDGTAVCYTMPLPA
- a CDS encoding NAD(P)-binding domain-containing protein, whose protein sequence is MRVTTVIIGAGHAGLAMSQCLRTRSIDHVILERGEVAHSWKHERWESLRLLTPNWLSRLPGYRYEGDDPDGYMTMPETIGFIERYAAHISAPVRSRTEVTSVRAKSDGYRVTTPAGEWECRTVVLATGACNKAHVPPVAAALPPGIDSVTSQDYRNPAQIQPGGVLVVGASASGTQIAEELQHSGHPVTIAVGEHIRAPRIYRGRDIKWWMDAAGVLDDAYDEIDDLNRARHVPSLQLAGSTERRTVDLNHLDDLGVRIVGRLVGVADSKAQFSGSLRNQCELSDLKMNRLLDRIDEWAEAQGLNGSIDPPHRFESTRCVNDPPLTLDLRKGEVRTVIWATGYRPDYSWLDVPVLDRKGRIRHDGGVAEAPGMYVIGLPFLRRRKSSLIDGAGPDAQDLTEHLVKSLDGRPVATS
- a CDS encoding OsmC family protein, which gives rise to MSTTKRPVDNGVNVEHLLAARQALTETPAGAQFKWRAKCEWVRGTHSRSTVEDFFGLGEEQKHKRTFTFEADHPEVFASEDHGATPVEIVLAALTSCLTGGIAAVAQNRGIQLHSVSATIEGNMDLQGILGIDSEVRNGFDGIKVVYDIKADATAEEIKALVAQSQKRSAVYDVITNPTNVTVEVRKV
- a CDS encoding NAD(P)/FAD-dependent oxidoreductase, encoding MGRDILRPMEAYAPRYDVVVVGARCAGAATALLLARRGARVLLFDRDRRGADTLSTLAMMRAGVFQLHHWGVLPAVQQHGTPAIRFTSFVYGDEVITVPIKPRDGVGALYAPRRTLLDTLLADEAARAGAQVRHGPRVQHLLRDHGGRVLGLVLEERDGSLHHIHADLVIGADGLRSTVARQAGAAVYKEGRHTAGVVYTFWPGLPNEGYQWRYRPGVSVGLIPTNGGETCLFVATSVERFHREVRKDLEEGYRRLLQECHPELALRLAGVSPSEPYRGFPGQVGLMRQSHGQGWALVGDAGYFKDPITAHGISDALRDAGFLARAVAQGTESALTDYQATRDELSLELFDLTDEIAGFEWDLETLKVLHKRLSVAMNREVEALVALDQGAPLD
- a CDS encoding Gfo/Idh/MocA family oxidoreductase, producing RQRATRTNGRSRKVRYAVVGLGFIAQRAVLPAFDRADENSELAALISGDPTKLRRLSRLYGVEHTFSYDEYEEALESGLFDAVYIALPNHLHHRYAVMAARAGKHVLCEKPMAMSQEDCEDMIRAAEENDVRLMVAYRLHFERANLQAIETVTSGEIGDARAFDSLFAMQVKPGGIRLRRETGGGTLWDIGIYCINAARHLFREEPLEVFAYTGTSGESRFEEVEEMCSAVMRFPGSRLATFTVSFGASDVATYTVLGTKGCLCVDNGYEYAEPITHELTIGDRTTEREFKKRDQFAPELVYFSECVQNGRNPEPSGIEGLIDVSIIEALYQSAETMKPVEYQGPVKRRRPTAAQEIFRRPSRERELVHTTSPHQE